The Molothrus aeneus isolate 106 chromosome 33, BPBGC_Maene_1.0, whole genome shotgun sequence genome includes a window with the following:
- the LOC136568468 gene encoding acrosin-like translates to MDWLGLLVLLTMTRVAQSIQYTCGGTCGLRAVISAYHPTTNSYGNMAYDPSMTRVVGGTGAKPGTWPWIVSIQHPWIPRLKHLCGGSLISKQWVLTAAHCFDEVTEISMVYVVIGATQLTKPGHGAQVRHVKQVLIHQYYNHDDMSYDIALMELDHPVQCSPYIQLACVPDATLRVSELQNCWVAGWGATAPRAQRSSDHLQEAKVHLINIELCNSTFWYTGKIHTHNLCAGYPEGGIDTCQGDSGGPLMCQDNNAAYWWVIGVTSWGKGCARARRPGIYISTQYFYDWILFHMNLSPDGSSSPTSRACSHFLITSHPWSHYIPTSQTSLKPWPRPTSSPKPILVPTLGKVNSCLFPIKILMEFFTRVKQLLQQTFDQNTS, encoded by the exons ATGGATTGGCTCGGCCTCCTTGTCCTGCTGACCATgaccagggtggcacagagtaTCCAGTACACCTGTGG AGGGACCTGCGGGCTCCGAGCTGTGATATCTGCCTATCACCCCACAACTAATTCCTATGGCAACATGGCTTATGACCCCAGCATGACACGTGTCGTGGGTGGCACAGGTGCCAAGCCAGGGACCTGGCCCTGGATCGTCAGCATCCAGCACCCCTGGATACCACGCCTGAAGCATCTGTGTGGAGGGTCCCTCATCAGCAAACAGTGggtcctcacagcagcccacTGCTTCGATGAGGTCAC GGAAATCAGCATGGTGTATGTGGTGATTGGGGCCACCCAGTTGACTAAGCCAGGCCATGGGGCACAAGTGCGCCATGTCAAGCAGGTGCTGATACACCAGTACTACAACCATGATGACATGAGCTATGACATTGCCCTGATGGAATTGGACCATCCTGTCCAGTGCAGTCCCTACATCCAGCTGGCCTGTGTCCCCGATGCCACACTGAGAGTGTCAGAGCTGCAAAACTGCTGGGTGGCTGGCTGGGGTGCCACTGCTCCAAGAG CTCAAAGATCAAGTGATCACCTGCAGGAGGCCAAGGTACACCTCATCAATATCGAGCTGTGCAACAGCACCTTCTGGTACACAGGGAAAATCCACACCCACAACTTGTGTGCTGGTTACCCAGAGGGCGGCATCGACACCTGCCAG ggtgaCAGCGGTGGTCCTCtcatgtgccaggacaacaacgCTGCCTACTGGTGGGTCATCGGAGTGACCAGCTGGGGAaaaggctgtgccagagcaAGGCGTCCTGGAATCTACATCTCCACTCAGTACTTCTATGACTGGATCCTATTCCACATGAACCTGAGCCCAGATGGAAGTTCCTCTCCAACATCTCGGGCATGTAGTCATTTTCTGATTACTTCACACCCCTGGAGTCATTATATTCCCACCTCACAAACCTCTCTGAAGCCGTGGCCAAGACCAACCTCCTCCCCAAAACCAATTCTAGTACCAACACTGGGCAAAGTTAATTCCTGCCTATTTCCCATCAAGATTCTGATGGAATTCTTTACTCGAGTGAAGCAACTCCTCCAGCAGACCTTTGATCAAAACACATCttga
- the LOC136568463 gene encoding acrosin-like yields the protein MTYSYGNVAYDYGMTRIVGGAGAAVAEWPWLVSIQHPWVPGLGHWCGGSLITADWVLTAAHCFDKFDNISLLYVLIGATQLSQPGPGAQVRNVKKVVIHRNYKRSDMSNDIALMQLDRPVLCSSYIQLACLAEPTLSVSELRNCWIAGWGATTARSLDSADHLQQAKVKLIDLQLCNSSDWYAGEVHPYNLCAGYPQGTIDSCKGDSGGPLMCQDNNAAYWWVIGVTSWGEGCARARQPGVYSSVQHFYEWIDYNMRINAVKSAP from the exons ATGACTTATTCCTACGGCAATGTGGCTTATGACTACGGCATGACACGCATCGTGGGTGGTGCCGGTGCCGCAGTAGCAGAATGGCCCTGGCTCGTCAGCATCCAGCACCCATGGGTACCAGGCCTGGGACATTGGTGTGGAGGTTCCCTCATCACTGCAGATTGggtcctcacagcagcccacTGCTTCGACAAGTTTGA TAACATCAGCCTGCTGTATGTGTTGATTGGGGCCACCCAGTTGTCTCAGCCGGGCCCTGGGGCACAAGTGCGCAATGTCAAGAAGGTGGTGATACACCGCAACTACAAGCGTAGCGACATGAGCAACGACATTGCCCTGATGCAATTGGACCGTCCTGTCCTGTGCAGCTCATACATCCAGCTGGCCTGCCTGGCTGAACCCACCCTAAGTGTCTCAGAGCTGAGAAACTGCTGGATTGCTGGCTGGGGGGCCACTACGGCAAGAA GTCTAGATTCAGCTGATCACCTTCAGCAGGCCAAGGTCAAGCTCATTGATCTCCAGCTATGCAACAGCAGTGACTGGTACGCAGGAGAAGTCCATCCCTACAACTTGTGTGCTGGATACCCACAGGGCACCATTGACTCCTGCAAG GGTGACAGCGGTGGTCCTCtcatgtgccaggacaacaacgCTGCCTACTGGTGGGTCATCGGAGTGACCAGCTGGGGGGAAGGATGTGCCAGAGCAAGGCAGCCTGGAGTCTACAGCTCCGTTCAGCACTTCTATGAATGGATCGATTACAATATGCGTATAAACGCAGTTAAAAGTGCTCCttga